One window of the Niallia circulans genome contains the following:
- a CDS encoding DUF4317 domain-containing protein yields MNKKDIANIRKQFKMNNDLLRITDMFNVYVMKESSDIFHYQSQPFGMLDQDQQELFLHNFKKLLAGNLDEKLFELKFQREAENNSQLILHKGLLSSETEDWKEQMLLMVDKMLNSRQYDKDIVITFIRGEYLKPKKRRSEESEESDRDTVFSHPFILCSINNTQEPKKELLFDYVEKEFKYNIVVDPIINLNAPMGGFLFPSFTDNAADVNHILYAAGKIHEPDYQFIEEVLNGEEMMTAQDDKIVFEEIIKDVTGDQLSTSTLSNVYEEINRMIVENEEEEVPKLDSKDVEQVLKMSGVEDISPEKIEFAFKKIIDDDKYELKASNILPKFTSKSIKISTKIANIAISPPDLRYVKQIEFSGKRYLMIEVEEDTVIEGFTMIPEAFGGNPEED; encoded by the coding sequence ATGAATAAAAAAGATATCGCAAACATCCGAAAACAATTCAAAATGAATAATGATCTACTTAGAATAACAGATATGTTTAATGTTTATGTCATGAAAGAATCAAGTGATATATTCCATTATCAAAGTCAGCCCTTTGGCATGCTTGATCAAGATCAACAAGAGTTATTTTTACATAACTTCAAGAAATTACTTGCCGGTAATTTGGATGAAAAGCTGTTTGAATTAAAGTTTCAAAGAGAAGCAGAAAATAATAGCCAGCTTATTTTACATAAAGGATTACTTAGCTCAGAAACAGAGGATTGGAAAGAGCAAATGCTACTGATGGTAGACAAGATGCTTAATAGCAGACAATATGACAAAGATATTGTCATCACATTTATTCGCGGGGAATATTTAAAGCCAAAGAAGCGCCGCAGTGAAGAGTCTGAAGAAAGTGACCGAGATACAGTTTTCTCTCATCCTTTCATTTTATGCAGTATCAACAACACCCAAGAGCCGAAAAAAGAATTGCTTTTTGATTATGTAGAGAAAGAATTTAAATACAATATTGTTGTTGACCCCATTATTAATCTGAATGCGCCAATGGGTGGATTTCTTTTCCCAAGCTTCACAGATAACGCAGCAGATGTTAATCATATTCTCTATGCTGCCGGCAAAATCCATGAGCCAGATTACCAATTTATCGAGGAAGTTCTCAACGGCGAGGAAATGATGACTGCTCAAGATGATAAAATTGTGTTTGAGGAAATCATTAAAGATGTGACTGGAGATCAATTGAGCACTTCTACTCTTTCGAATGTATACGAGGAAATTAACCGAATGATTGTCGAAAATGAAGAAGAAGAGGTTCCAAAATTAGACTCCAAAGACGTGGAACAAGTCTTAAAGATGAGCGGAGTAGAGGACATTAGTCCAGAAAAAATCGAGTTTGCCTTCAAAAAAATTATTGATGATGATAAATATGAATTAAAAGCAAGTAATATCTTGCCAAAATTCACATCAAAATCGATTAAGATCAGCACCAAGATTGCTAACATTGCGATCAGCCCTCCTGACTTAAGATATGTGAAGCAAATCGAATTTAGCGGCAAACGCTACTTAATGATTGAAGTCGAAGAAGACACCGTAATCGAAGGATTTACAATGATTCCCGAAGCCTTCGGCGGAAATCCAGAAGAAGACTAA
- a CDS encoding LysR family transcriptional regulator, giving the protein MNEKDCLLLIYLQKEQNITKAAEHLFMTQPALTYRIKQLEKEFQVEILSKNGKYIKMTPAGEYLVEYAKRILNDLRKTKEFLLNIENELIGHLKIGVNSHFGLHTLPAILKEYRKNFPKVQLNVDTGFSTEMMDLLVDGQIDVAIVRGDYNWPDAKYLLDEENVCVIANEPIAIHKLPQMAMINRKEPKVLLKYKTSPYNPFEQSIEYWWNQRFSDPPLITMQVDSYETCKEMVKKGLGYAIIPSVFLKKSDDLYSCPLVFKNGQEMKRRTWIYYREASMSLATVAAFVQYVMNID; this is encoded by the coding sequence ATGAATGAGAAGGATTGCTTGCTGCTGATTTATTTACAGAAAGAGCAAAATATAACAAAAGCAGCGGAACATCTGTTTATGACGCAGCCTGCTTTGACCTATCGTATTAAACAGCTGGAAAAAGAGTTTCAGGTTGAAATTCTCTCGAAAAATGGTAAGTATATAAAAATGACGCCAGCTGGTGAATATTTGGTAGAATATGCGAAAAGAATTCTGAATGATTTGCGCAAAACAAAAGAGTTTTTATTGAATATAGAAAATGAACTGATTGGACATTTGAAAATTGGTGTTAATAGTCACTTTGGATTGCATACTCTTCCAGCTATTCTGAAAGAGTATAGAAAAAACTTTCCGAAGGTTCAATTAAATGTAGATACGGGATTTAGTACAGAAATGATGGATTTATTAGTGGATGGGCAAATTGATGTAGCGATTGTTAGAGGAGATTATAATTGGCCGGACGCTAAATATCTTCTTGATGAAGAAAATGTCTGTGTTATTGCAAACGAACCAATTGCTATTCACAAACTTCCGCAAATGGCGATGATTAATCGAAAAGAGCCTAAAGTGCTTCTTAAATATAAGACAAGTCCTTATAATCCCTTTGAGCAAAGTATCGAGTATTGGTGGAATCAAAGGTTTAGTGATCCACCATTGATAACAATGCAAGTTGACAGTTATGAAACCTGTAAGGAAATGGTGAAAAAGGGACTTGGATATGCCATTATCCCAAGTGTATTTCTGAAGAAGAGTGATGACTTATATTCTTGTCCTCTAGTTTTTAAAAATGGTCAGGAAATGAAAAGAAGAACCTGGATATATTATCGTGAAGCATCGATGAGTCTGGCCACAGTAGCAGCATTTGTTCAATATGTAATGAATATAGATTAA
- a CDS encoding M20 family metallopeptidase yields MHNKSVQEKQTLIDKVDAMDMELRELSLKIHQNPEVSFQEYQAMNWLTEPLKKAGFMIETGLANLETSFRATWEGEAGGPTIALLAEYDALAGLGHGCGHNIIGTSAVGAAIALKEAVPHLQGKIVVLGTPAEELGGGKIMMVEDGIFDQVDVAMMCHPHKKSMVLRGGLACVDATFKYYGKAAHAAASPELGISALDAVIHTFVAVNSLRQFFKDDVRIHGIITKGGEATNVVPAYCEAEFLLRAENVEQLEIVREKVYAAARYSAEAVGAALEIEEGLIYAERNNNHTLAKMFKENLEYLDEEVSDPPKKGGIGSSDIGNVGQVTATIHPYIKITDSANTHTPEFVEAAGSEEGMQGLNKAAKALAMTAYDVCSNREYLQAIRSEFEEWKSSKILK; encoded by the coding sequence ATGCATAATAAAAGTGTTCAAGAAAAACAGACACTTATCGATAAAGTGGATGCAATGGATATGGAATTACGAGAATTATCGTTGAAAATCCATCAGAATCCAGAAGTTAGTTTCCAAGAATATCAAGCAATGAACTGGCTTACAGAACCATTGAAAAAGGCTGGATTTATGATAGAAACAGGTCTTGCCAATCTGGAAACATCATTTAGGGCAACATGGGAAGGCGAAGCTGGAGGACCAACCATTGCCTTGCTTGCGGAATATGATGCATTGGCTGGATTAGGGCATGGTTGTGGACATAATATCATTGGCACATCTGCTGTAGGTGCGGCTATCGCGTTAAAGGAGGCGGTGCCTCATTTGCAAGGAAAAATTGTTGTACTGGGAACACCTGCTGAAGAGTTAGGCGGTGGAAAAATTATGATGGTAGAGGATGGCATTTTTGATCAAGTTGACGTTGCAATGATGTGTCATCCCCATAAGAAATCGATGGTTTTACGTGGTGGCTTAGCTTGTGTAGATGCGACTTTCAAATACTATGGCAAGGCGGCTCATGCAGCTGCAAGTCCTGAATTAGGAATAAGTGCATTGGATGCGGTAATTCATACGTTTGTTGCAGTCAATTCTTTACGTCAATTCTTTAAAGATGATGTAAGAATCCATGGAATCATTACAAAGGGTGGAGAGGCGACAAATGTGGTACCAGCATATTGTGAGGCTGAATTTTTATTAAGGGCAGAGAATGTAGAGCAGCTCGAAATTGTCCGAGAAAAGGTCTATGCGGCCGCTCGCTATTCGGCAGAAGCAGTAGGTGCAGCATTAGAGATTGAAGAAGGACTTATTTATGCGGAAAGGAATAATAATCACACACTTGCCAAGATGTTTAAAGAAAATTTGGAATACCTAGATGAAGAAGTAAGCGATCCACCTAAAAAAGGGGGAATAGGCTCTTCTGATATTGGCAATGTTGGCCAAGTGACAGCTACCATTCATCCTTATATTAAAATTACTGATTCAGCGAATACACATACACCAGAGTTTGTAGAGGCAGCAGGTTCAGAGGAAGGTATGCAGGGGTTAAATAAAGCAGCAAAAGCATTAGCTATGACGGCTTACGATGTGTGCTCCAATCGTGAATATTTACAGGCTATCCGCAGTGAATTTGAAGAATGGAAAAGCAGCAAAATACTAAAATAG
- a CDS encoding YfcC family protein: MKTNKVVSQMHSIKQSRPKRVKMPHTFVIILTMVLFAAVLTYILPAGEFDRVEDASSGNTVVVQDSYHHVEQNPISLFNLPLAVVQGLVSASDTVFFIFIVGGVFQIINSTGTIEAIAGRVGKTFMNRGLVIIPIFLTLFSFGGFTIGMSAEVMAFVPIGIAIARALGYDALTGTAMVMLGAAAGFTAGLLNPFNVGIAQSIAEIPMFSGMWLRAIILVVLLIATSYYIIRYAKKVKKNPSSSIVAQLEAEESHNNVDISSLSSMKISHYLTIMVILAGFGLLIWGVSEKGWWMQELAAFFLALGVIVGFLSKYGPSKIASEFVAGAKDITFGAFIVGLAKGIVIVLEDGHVIDSVVNGLAIMVDHMPSYIQVLGMYFFQTIMNVFITSGTGLAATTMPIMVPLADLIDVTRQTAVLAYQLGDGLSNCILPTSAMLMGSLAVSKIKYQEWVKFFWPLLLVWLVIGGIFVIVADVIHYS; the protein is encoded by the coding sequence TTGAAAACCAATAAAGTAGTCTCTCAGATGCACTCCATTAAACAGTCGAGACCAAAAAGAGTAAAAATGCCCCATACATTTGTCATTATATTAACGATGGTATTATTTGCGGCAGTTCTGACCTATATTCTTCCAGCAGGAGAGTTTGATCGAGTTGAAGATGCAAGCTCAGGTAACACCGTTGTTGTTCAAGATTCTTATCATCATGTTGAACAGAATCCTATCAGTCTATTTAATCTTCCGTTAGCAGTTGTTCAAGGATTGGTTAGTGCAAGTGATACAGTTTTTTTCATTTTTATTGTTGGCGGTGTGTTTCAAATTATTAATTCAACTGGAACAATTGAGGCGATTGCTGGTAGAGTCGGAAAAACCTTTATGAATCGAGGCCTCGTAATTATTCCCATTTTCTTGACCTTGTTTTCATTCGGCGGATTTACGATAGGGATGTCTGCAGAGGTAATGGCGTTTGTTCCAATTGGAATCGCGATTGCTAGAGCATTAGGATATGATGCGTTAACAGGGACAGCGATGGTTATGTTGGGTGCAGCAGCAGGGTTTACAGCGGGATTACTAAATCCCTTTAATGTAGGGATTGCTCAGTCAATTGCCGAAATTCCAATGTTTTCTGGTATGTGGTTACGTGCTATTATCCTTGTTGTTCTATTAATAGCCACTAGTTATTATATTATTCGTTATGCGAAAAAGGTTAAAAAGAACCCATCTTCAAGTATTGTTGCTCAACTGGAAGCAGAGGAAAGTCATAATAATGTAGATATATCATCCTTATCATCTATGAAGATAAGCCACTATTTAACTATCATGGTAATATTAGCTGGTTTTGGTCTATTGATTTGGGGTGTTTCGGAAAAAGGTTGGTGGATGCAGGAATTAGCAGCATTTTTCCTAGCCCTTGGTGTTATAGTAGGATTTCTGTCTAAATATGGCCCTAGTAAAATTGCCAGTGAATTTGTAGCTGGTGCAAAAGATATAACCTTTGGCGCTTTCATCGTCGGATTAGCGAAAGGGATTGTGATCGTTTTAGAGGATGGCCATGTTATTGACTCTGTTGTGAACGGGCTAGCAATAATGGTTGATCACATGCCTAGCTATATTCAAGTACTAGGAATGTATTTCTTCCAAACAATCATGAATGTCTTTATTACTTCTGGAACAGGATTGGCAGCAACGACGATGCCGATTATGGTGCCGTTAGCCGATTTGATTGATGTAACAAGACAAACGGCTGTTTTAGCTTATCAGCTAGGAGACGGATTATCCAATTGTATCCTTCCTACGTCTGCCATGTTAATGGGAAGCTTGGCAGTGTCCAAAATTAAATATCAAGAATGGGTAAAATTTTTCTGGCCATTATTATTAGTATGGCTTGTTATTGGAGGTATTTTTGTTATCGTGGCAGATGTTATTCACTATTCATAA
- a CDS encoding M28 family peptidase: protein MTSQYIDLIDKDLLYDHIQVLTKYERLTGEEEAERAADYIIETLKQYEVSYNRYQFVGYFSNPIHGEVYVGGAKKKVIIAKARSFGGHFPKGIKGNLLYDRYSETLRGINGPADRYEKMKDKIIISWNYYEDYVKKIERAGAIGLIHIWPSKEIAIHEETVGTIWGTPTSENIDQLPKIPVVGINYEDGVTLLDWIKENGSLEAVVKTKLENALKKTSLPVATLRGESEDYILISGHYDSWHKGATDNATANALMLEMARIFSKKNSRRTIKLAWWAGHSNGRYAGSAWYCDQFWEEINENCVAHINIDFPGTKENVEVVPRSTAMENHELLINIIRKYTDREPSRIEYLPRGADQSFWGTNIPIHLMLKYEPPHQKKSYQTPGGNWWWHTEEDLIDKVDSNLLVRDTGMHIELVDYLANISLLPVNLIRFLSKSKAIINELDADSDEAFDFTMIHSIFEKVTTMVEKLLEKEVTDVDSYNQLLKTVGGILNRLKFSSSSKYDYDNTDPFQPYPGLAKVKSVYWSNASPEEFLFLSTLFVRQRNRLVNEIKEVIKEIKRYLD, encoded by the coding sequence GTGACAAGCCAGTATATAGATTTAATTGATAAAGATCTTTTGTATGATCACATTCAAGTACTTACTAAGTATGAAAGGTTAACTGGAGAAGAAGAGGCGGAGAGAGCCGCAGATTATATAATAGAAACTCTAAAGCAATATGAAGTGTCGTATAATCGTTATCAGTTTGTTGGGTATTTTAGTAATCCTATTCATGGAGAAGTATATGTGGGTGGAGCGAAGAAAAAAGTGATTATAGCGAAAGCAAGATCGTTTGGCGGTCACTTTCCAAAAGGGATAAAGGGTAACCTTTTATATGATCGTTATAGTGAAACACTAAGAGGAATAAACGGACCAGCTGATCGTTATGAAAAAATGAAAGATAAAATAATAATCAGCTGGAATTATTATGAAGATTATGTAAAAAAAATAGAGCGCGCTGGTGCAATTGGTCTCATTCATATATGGCCGTCGAAGGAAATTGCTATCCATGAAGAAACAGTAGGAACTATCTGGGGAACACCTACATCGGAAAATATTGATCAACTTCCAAAAATTCCGGTTGTTGGGATAAATTATGAGGATGGAGTTACCCTACTTGATTGGATAAAAGAGAATGGTTCTTTGGAAGCGGTGGTGAAAACAAAATTAGAAAATGCGCTTAAAAAGACGAGTTTGCCGGTTGCTACTCTTCGAGGTGAATCAGAGGATTATATTCTGATTTCTGGTCATTATGATTCTTGGCATAAGGGAGCAACAGATAACGCAACCGCAAATGCGCTTATGCTGGAAATGGCCAGGATATTTTCTAAAAAAAATAGTAGAAGAACCATTAAACTAGCATGGTGGGCAGGACATTCGAATGGAAGATATGCAGGATCTGCTTGGTATTGTGATCAATTTTGGGAGGAAATTAATGAGAACTGTGTAGCACATATTAATATTGATTTTCCTGGAACAAAAGAAAATGTTGAAGTAGTACCTAGATCAACTGCGATGGAAAATCACGAGTTATTAATAAACATCATTCGTAAATACACAGATAGAGAGCCGTCTAGGATAGAGTATTTACCTAGAGGAGCCGATCAATCTTTTTGGGGGACGAATATCCCAATTCATTTAATGCTTAAATACGAACCGCCACATCAGAAAAAAAGCTATCAAACACCAGGAGGAAACTGGTGGTGGCATACAGAAGAGGATTTAATAGATAAAGTGGATAGTAATCTATTGGTGAGAGATACTGGAATGCATATAGAGCTAGTGGATTATTTAGCGAATATTTCTCTTTTACCGGTTAACCTTATTCGCTTTTTGAGTAAAAGCAAAGCGATTATTAACGAACTGGATGCAGATTCGGATGAGGCTTTTGACTTTACAATGATTCATTCTATTTTTGAAAAGGTCACAACTATGGTTGAAAAGCTTTTAGAAAAAGAAGTCACTGATGTTGATTCCTATAATCAACTATTAAAAACAGTTGGTGGGATATTGAATAGACTTAAATTCTCTTCTTCTAGTAAGTATGATTATGATAATACAGACCCTTTTCAGCCATATCCTGGCTTAGCGAAGGTGAAATCGGTTTATTGGAGCAATGCGTCTCCAGAAGAATTTCTTTTTCTAAGCACATTATTTGTCCGCCAACGAAATCGCCTTGTAAATGAGATAAAAGAAGTAATAAAAGAGATAAAGAGATATTTAGACTAA
- a CDS encoding SDR family oxidoreductase: protein MKVLVVGANGQIGKQLVTLLHESNEFSVRALVRTSEQQKAFDKVGIETALGNLEETVEQLESAVKGCDAVVFTAGSGGKTGYDKTLLIDLDGAVKMMEATKNAGVERFVMVSALQAHHRENWNEQIKPYYVAKHYADRILMESGLTYTIIRPGGLTNEAGTGLVAAAENLEIGVIPREDVAATIMASIKEKNVFNKSFDLVSGETEMEKAVKNL, encoded by the coding sequence GTGAAAGTATTAGTGGTTGGAGCAAACGGGCAAATAGGTAAACAGCTTGTGACATTATTACACGAAAGTAATGAGTTTTCTGTTAGAGCATTGGTAAGAACGTCAGAACAGCAGAAAGCTTTTGACAAAGTCGGAATAGAAACTGCTTTAGGTAATTTGGAAGAAACGGTGGAACAGCTAGAGTCTGCAGTGAAAGGTTGTGATGCCGTCGTATTCACAGCAGGTTCAGGTGGGAAAACGGGATATGATAAAACATTATTGATTGATCTTGATGGTGCTGTGAAAATGATGGAGGCAACAAAGAATGCAGGGGTAGAACGGTTTGTAATGGTTAGTGCGTTGCAGGCGCATCATCGAGAAAACTGGAATGAACAAATTAAGCCATATTATGTAGCAAAACACTATGCTGATCGCATTCTTATGGAGAGTGGATTAACCTATACCATTATTCGTCCGGGCGGATTAACAAATGAAGCTGGTACTGGTTTGGTTGCAGCTGCTGAGAATCTGGAAATAGGAGTGATCCCAAGAGAAGATGTAGCAGCGACAATAATGGCTTCTATAAAAGAAAAAAATGTGTTTAATAAATCATTTGATTTAGTCTCTGGTGAAACGGAAATGGAGAAAGCAGTGAAGAATTTATAA
- a CDS encoding GntR family transcriptional regulator produces the protein MDINESIPKYEQLRMKILNDIERGILKKGDKIPTENELSKNNQISRVTVRKALDSLTEEGYLIRIPGKGTFITENKLLKDIGNTIGFSENTRMQGKKPGARVIENKIIDLEEEEQNVFGTLGNTKQISIVRVRTADDIPVSVEYSRFPMDFDYLLTEDLNNTSLYDIIKEKSNIKFGNSRKAIQIVSASFEEAMYLNVKEGHPVLCIESLVKDIKGSTIHSSKQIMLGDKFTLIV, from the coding sequence ATGGATATTAATGAATCAATACCAAAATATGAGCAGTTGAGAATGAAAATACTGAATGATATTGAGAGAGGCATTTTGAAGAAGGGAGATAAAATTCCCACTGAAAATGAATTAAGTAAAAATAATCAAATTAGCCGGGTAACTGTAAGAAAAGCTCTAGACTCCCTAACAGAAGAAGGTTATCTGATCAGAATTCCAGGTAAAGGAACTTTTATAACTGAAAACAAGCTATTAAAAGACATTGGTAATACAATAGGATTTAGCGAAAATACTAGAATGCAAGGAAAAAAACCTGGTGCGAGGGTAATTGAAAATAAAATAATTGACTTAGAAGAAGAAGAGCAAAACGTATTCGGTACTCTTGGTAATACAAAACAAATTAGTATTGTCAGAGTTAGAACTGCTGATGACATCCCTGTTTCAGTTGAATATTCTCGATTTCCAATGGACTTCGATTATCTACTAACTGAAGACTTAAATAACACCTCACTTTATGACATCATAAAAGAGAAGAGTAACATTAAATTTGGTAACTCTAGAAAGGCAATTCAGATTGTAAGTGCCTCTTTTGAAGAAGCCATGTATCTGAACGTAAAGGAAGGCCATCCTGTCTTATGTATAGAAAGTTTGGTAAAAGATATTAAAGGTAGCACAATTCATTCCTCAAAACAAATTATGCTCGGTGACAAATTTACATTAATTGTTTAA
- a CDS encoding SIS domain-containing protein produces the protein MNIKEIIRKIISDKKEDGGVKEVYYVACGGSYAAFYPAKAFLEKESKEIKVGLYSSNEFVHNLPKAFGKNSVLVVASHKGNTPETVKAAAIGKEKGVPVIALTWISDSPITKEADYIVDYTFGPDKDIAEEKTMQALLTAVELLNQVEGYPYYEKFMDGRQKIDLIVKNARKHVEKRAKRFADEHKDDNVIYTLASGASYGAAYLQSICIFMEMQWINSSTIHTGEFFHGPFEIADAEIPFVIQVSEGSTRALDERALTFLKKYARRIEVLDAKELGLSTIDADVIDYFNHLLFNNVYPVYNEALATVREHPLSTRRYMWKVEY, from the coding sequence ATGAATATTAAAGAGATTATCAGAAAGATTATTAGTGATAAAAAGGAAGATGGGGGTGTTAAGGAAGTTTATTACGTTGCATGCGGAGGATCTTACGCTGCTTTTTACCCAGCTAAAGCATTTTTAGAGAAAGAGTCCAAGGAAATTAAAGTGGGGCTATATTCTAGTAATGAGTTTGTACACAACCTTCCAAAAGCATTTGGAAAAAACTCTGTTCTTGTAGTTGCATCGCATAAAGGGAATACACCTGAGACTGTTAAAGCAGCTGCAATTGGAAAGGAAAAAGGAGTACCAGTTATTGCCCTAACTTGGATATCTGATTCACCTATAACAAAAGAAGCAGACTATATTGTTGATTATACTTTTGGTCCAGACAAAGATATAGCTGAAGAAAAAACAATGCAAGCTTTACTGACAGCTGTCGAACTTCTGAATCAAGTGGAAGGTTACCCATATTACGAAAAATTTATGGATGGTCGTCAAAAGATTGATCTTATCGTAAAAAATGCACGCAAACATGTTGAAAAGCGTGCAAAAAGATTTGCTGATGAGCATAAAGATGACAATGTTATATATACTTTGGCAAGTGGAGCAAGTTATGGAGCTGCTTATTTACAAAGTATTTGTATCTTTATGGAGATGCAGTGGATTAATTCATCTACAATTCATACAGGAGAGTTCTTCCATGGACCTTTTGAAATTGCAGATGCTGAAATTCCGTTTGTCATCCAGGTTTCCGAAGGAAGTACACGGGCTCTTGATGAGCGTGCACTTACGTTCTTAAAGAAATATGCGAGACGTATTGAAGTATTGGATGCTAAAGAGTTAGGATTATCTACTATTGATGCTGATGTAATTGATTACTTTAACCACTTATTATTTAATAATGTGTATCCTGTTTATAATGAGGCACTAGCAACAGTTCGAGAGCATCCGCTTTCAACAAGAAGATATATGTGGAAAGTAGAATATTAA
- a CDS encoding fructoselysine 6-kinase, producing MRKYKVIGIGDNVVDKYVLEGKMYPGGNALNFSVYAKMNNIKSAYIGKFGDDDVAEYIKAVLDELQIDYSYSKTYSGENGYAKVKLDKNERVFLGSNKGGVAKEKKWELTNQMISYISEFSLIHTSLNSYIESELKTLKSLDIPISFDFSVRWNDEYLKEVCPYIDIAFLSCSHLTSSEREREMKKAEELGADLIVGTVGENGSYALYKGDFIYQPAIIDEDVVDTMGAGDAYLTAFLIELLDQSNGSFRFKDDDLTFEVIQNAMKKGSKFAAEICKIEGAFGYGKQVRV from the coding sequence ATGCGAAAATATAAAGTTATTGGTATAGGGGATAATGTAGTCGATAAATATGTCTTGGAAGGAAAGATGTACCCGGGAGGAAATGCTCTGAATTTCAGTGTATATGCCAAAATGAATAATATTAAATCTGCTTACATTGGGAAATTTGGCGACGATGATGTTGCTGAATATATTAAAGCTGTTTTGGATGAACTTCAAATAGATTATTCTTACTCTAAAACTTATAGTGGTGAGAATGGGTATGCGAAGGTAAAACTAGATAAGAATGAAAGAGTGTTTTTAGGCTCTAATAAAGGCGGTGTCGCCAAAGAAAAAAAATGGGAACTTACTAATCAGATGATTTCTTATATAAGTGAATTTTCCCTAATTCATACAAGCCTAAATAGCTATATTGAATCAGAACTGAAGACTTTAAAATCTCTAGATATTCCAATATCCTTTGATTTTTCTGTCCGATGGAATGACGAATATTTGAAGGAAGTATGCCCCTATATAGATATAGCCTTCCTCTCTTGCAGTCATTTAACAAGTTCTGAAAGAGAAAGGGAAATGAAAAAGGCTGAAGAGCTTGGAGCCGATCTTATAGTCGGCACTGTGGGGGAGAATGGTTCATACGCGTTATATAAAGGTGATTTTATATATCAACCAGCAATTATAGATGAAGACGTTGTTGATACTATGGGAGCAGGAGATGCTTATTTAACCGCCTTCCTCATTGAATTGTTAGATCAATCAAATGGTTCATTTAGGTTTAAAGATGACGATCTAACCTTTGAAGTAATACAGAATGCAATGAAAAAGGGTTCAAAGTTTGCAGCTGAAATTTGCAAAATCGAAGGTGCATTCGGATATGGTAAGCAAGTAAGAGTTTAA